CCCGCGCACCGCGGGCGGAACCGCCCGCCACAACAACGCCGCGAGCAGCACCGTCGTCACCGCGGAGGCGACGGCGATGACCGCACGGGCGGCGGGCATCGGCATCACGAACAGGTACAGCGGCCCGAACAGCAACCGCCACGGCGTACCCGACGACACGAAACTCGGCGCCGCCAGCACCCGGTCGAACACGTGCGGCCCGGCGAAGACGTACGTCCCGGCGAGCGTGAGCAGCGACCCGGCGCACAGGGCCGCCGCCGCTCGTGGCGACCGGCGCAGCGCCCACAGCAGCGCCAGCCCGTACAGCCCGACGGTGAGCTTCACCGCGCCGCCGAGTCCGACCAGCATCCCGGCCGCGAACGGCGAGCGGCGGACCACCACCAGCGCGGCCACCGCGAACACCACCGCCTGGGCGTCGTTGTGCGCGCCCGCGATCACCAGCCAGGCCAGCACCGGGTTGGCGAGGACGCACAGCACGGCGCGGGTGCGGGCCCGCGGCGCCCGCCCGGCCAGCCGTACCGCCAGCAGCCCGACGGCGACGAACGCCAGCGAGTTCGTGACCTGCAGGCCGAGGACCGTGGCCTGGGTGGAACCGCCGCCCAGCCAGGCCGCCGCCTGCTGCAGCCAGGTGCCCACCGGGCCGTAGACGGAGGTCGCGGTCTGCCACGGCCGTTCGGTCGCCGCGACCACCGGGTCGGGTGCGCTCAGCAGATACTCGGCCGGCGCGGTGAGGTACGGGTCCCCGCCGCGGGCCGCGATCCGGCCGTACGCGGCGTACATCAGGACGTCCCCGGAGGCCATCGGCGGCACCAGGGTCAACGCGGTCACCCCGGCGATCCCGAGCGCCGCCAGCCGCCGCGGGCTCGGCTTCCATCCGGCGGAGACCGCCCGCAGACCGGCGCACAGCCCGAGGGCGCCCACGGCCAGGCCGGTCAGCGCGAGCGTGACCACCAGCCAGGGCGGCGGATGCGTGTCGAACCAGTACGGCGGCCGCCATGCCGCGCGCTGGGGCAGGGTGAGCGCGACGACGGACGGGCCGAGAAGTCCGGTGACGGTGAACAGCGCCACGCTCGCGCCCAGACCGAGCACCGCGAGCCGGCCCGCCCGGCCGGCACCGCCGGCCAGGTCGGCACTGTCGGCCC
This Actinopolymorpha cephalotaxi DNA region includes the following protein-coding sequences:
- the mptB gene encoding polyprenol phosphomannose-dependent alpha 1,6 mannosyltransferase MptB; translated protein: MTDVRTDGADRADSADLAGGAGRAGRLAVLGLGASVALFTVTGLLGPSVVALTLPQRAAWRPPYWFDTHPPPWLVVTLALTGLAVGALGLCAGLRAVSAGWKPSPRRLAALGIAGVTALTLVPPMASGDVLMYAAYGRIAARGGDPYLTAPAEYLLSAPDPVVAATERPWQTATSVYGPVGTWLQQAAAWLGGGSTQATVLGLQVTNSLAFVAVGLLAVRLAGRAPRARTRAVLCVLANPVLAWLVIAGAHNDAQAVVFAVAALVVVRRSPFAAGMLVGLGGAVKLTVGLYGLALLWALRRSPRAAAALCAGSLLTLAGTYVFAGPHVFDRVLAAPSFVSSGTPWRLLFGPLYLFVMPMPAARAVIAVASAVTTVLLAALLWRAVPPAVRGPVTGAIRGRPADSAGDPAADPTPEAVRVAAVLCLAWVFTTQYSLPWYDLLAWAPLAGLAAGRLDSMVLARTAMMAAAYVPGRVVDLPAAVGFVTDRIRDTVTPLVQIAILVWLVRWCLSHRDRPPAVEGVLPTGEDVRTRPERLPTSGGAGSGTP